One window from the genome of Motilibacter aurantiacus encodes:
- the hrcA gene encoding heat-inducible transcriptional repressor HrcA: MTEERRLAVLRAIVEDYVRTEEPVGSKALVERHNLGVSPATIRNDMAALEEEGYIAQPHTSAGRVPTDKGYRLFVDRLSSVKPLSSPERRAIQAFLDGSLDLDDVVARTVRLLAQLTRQVAVVQYPSLSRSSVRHVEVVALGANRLLLVLITDTGRVEQRVVESHATVSDELVGGLRTRLNAAIAGVRLAQVPDGVEQLAEQFAEQDRPAVTAVVSALLEMVVETREERVVLAGASNLARFGQDFPYTIRPVLEALEEQVVLLRLVGEATSPTALTVRIGSENPEGLTTTAVVSTSYGRGDQALGGIGVLGPMRMDYPSTMGAVRAVARYVSQILAES, from the coding sequence GTGACCGAGGAGCGCAGGCTCGCCGTCCTCCGGGCGATCGTCGAGGACTACGTGCGCACCGAGGAGCCCGTGGGCTCCAAGGCACTGGTCGAGCGGCACAACCTCGGGGTGTCCCCGGCGACGATCCGCAACGACATGGCCGCGCTCGAGGAGGAGGGCTACATCGCCCAGCCCCACACGAGCGCCGGCCGCGTCCCCACCGACAAGGGCTACCGGCTCTTCGTCGACCGGCTCAGCTCGGTCAAGCCGCTCTCGTCGCCGGAGCGCCGGGCGATCCAGGCATTCCTCGACGGCTCGCTCGACCTCGACGACGTGGTGGCCCGGACCGTGCGGCTGCTCGCGCAGCTGACCCGGCAGGTCGCCGTCGTCCAGTACCCCTCGCTCAGCCGCTCCTCCGTGCGGCACGTCGAGGTCGTGGCGCTCGGCGCCAACCGGCTGCTGCTCGTGCTCATCACCGACACCGGCCGCGTCGAGCAGCGCGTCGTGGAGTCCCACGCGACGGTCTCCGACGAGCTCGTCGGCGGGCTGCGCACCCGGCTCAACGCGGCGATCGCGGGAGTCCGCCTCGCACAGGTGCCCGACGGGGTCGAGCAGCTCGCCGAGCAGTTCGCCGAGCAGGACCGGCCCGCGGTCACCGCAGTGGTGTCCGCGCTGCTGGAGATGGTGGTCGAGACGCGCGAGGAGCGGGTCGTGCTGGCCGGCGCCTCGAACCTGGCGCGCTTCGGGCAGGACTTCCCCTACACGATCCGCCCCGTGCTCGAGGCGCTCGAGGAGCAGGTCGTGCTCCTGCGCCTCGTCGGGGAGGCGACCAGCCCCACGGCGCTCACCGTGCGGATCGGGTCGGAGAACCCGGAGGGGCTCACGACGACCGCGGTCGTCAGCACGAGCTACGGCCGGGGCGACCAGGCCCTCGGCGGCATCGGCGTCCTCGGCCCGATGCGCATGGACTATCCCTCGACGATGGGCGCGGTCCGCGCCGTCGCGCGCTATGTCAGCCAGATACTCGCGGAGTCGTGA
- the lepA gene encoding translation elongation factor 4 has protein sequence MAPPSAARTGPEPSRTDPALIRNFCIIAHIDHGKSTLADRMLQMTGVVDDRSMRAQYLDRMDIERERGITIKSQAVRLPFASEDGTTYVLNLIDTPGHVDFTYEVSRSLAACEGCILLVDAAQGIEAQTLANLYLALENDLTIIPVLNKIDLPAAQPEKYAAELAKIIGCDVDDVLKVSAKTGEGVRELLQAAVDRVPHPVGNPEGPARALIFDSVYDAYRGVVTYVRVVDGSLNRRERILMLSTRATHEMLEVGVISPEPIPSDGLGVGEVGYLITGVKDVRQSKVGDTVTSVSTPATEMLGGYKDPRPMVFSGLYPIAGEDYPTLRDALEKLQLNDAAVVWEPETSAALGFGFRCGFLGLLHLEIVRERLEREFGLDLISTAPNVVNRVIMEDGTEHVVTNPSEFPGGKIAEIYEPVVRATVLAPTEYVGTIMELCQNRRGTLLGMDYLSEDRVELRYTLPLAEIVFDFFDQLKSRTRGYASLDYEPTGEQVSDLVKVDILLQGETVDAFSAIVHKDKAYAYGVDMTKKLRELIPRQQFEVPIQAAVGARIIARENIRAIRKDVLAKCYGGDITRKRKLLEKQKEGKKRMKMVGRVEVPQEAFIAALSTNDAGAGTGKK, from the coding sequence GTGGCACCGCCCTCCGCCGCGCGTACCGGCCCCGAGCCGAGCCGCACCGACCCGGCGCTGATCCGCAACTTCTGCATCATCGCCCACATCGACCACGGCAAGTCGACGCTGGCCGACCGGATGCTGCAGATGACGGGCGTGGTCGACGACCGCTCGATGCGGGCGCAGTACCTCGACCGGATGGACATCGAGCGCGAGCGCGGTATCACGATCAAGAGCCAGGCGGTGCGGCTGCCCTTCGCGAGCGAGGACGGGACCACGTACGTCCTCAACCTCATCGACACCCCCGGGCACGTCGACTTCACCTACGAGGTCTCGCGCTCGCTGGCCGCGTGCGAGGGCTGCATCCTGCTGGTCGACGCCGCGCAGGGCATCGAGGCGCAGACACTGGCCAACCTCTACCTGGCGCTCGAGAACGACCTGACCATCATCCCGGTCCTCAACAAGATCGACCTACCGGCCGCCCAGCCGGAGAAGTACGCCGCCGAGCTCGCCAAGATCATCGGATGCGACGTCGACGACGTGCTCAAGGTCAGCGCGAAGACCGGCGAGGGCGTGCGCGAGCTGCTGCAGGCCGCGGTGGACCGCGTGCCGCACCCGGTGGGTAACCCCGAGGGGCCGGCGCGGGCGCTGATCTTCGACTCGGTCTACGACGCCTACCGCGGCGTCGTGACCTACGTCCGCGTCGTCGACGGCTCGCTGAACAGGCGTGAGCGCATCCTCATGCTCTCGACCCGGGCCACCCACGAGATGCTCGAGGTCGGGGTCATCTCGCCCGAGCCGATCCCGTCCGACGGGCTCGGGGTGGGCGAGGTGGGCTACCTCATCACCGGCGTGAAGGACGTCCGCCAGTCCAAGGTCGGCGACACGGTGACGTCGGTGTCGACGCCCGCCACCGAGATGCTGGGCGGCTACAAGGACCCGCGCCCGATGGTGTTCTCCGGGCTCTATCCGATCGCGGGCGAGGACTACCCGACGCTGCGCGACGCCCTGGAGAAGCTCCAGCTCAACGACGCCGCGGTCGTGTGGGAGCCGGAGACCTCGGCCGCCCTCGGCTTCGGGTTCCGCTGCGGCTTCCTCGGCCTGCTCCACCTGGAGATCGTGCGCGAGCGCCTCGAGCGCGAGTTCGGCCTCGACCTCATCTCGACGGCGCCGAACGTCGTCAACCGGGTGATCATGGAGGACGGCACCGAGCACGTCGTCACCAACCCCAGCGAGTTCCCCGGCGGCAAGATCGCCGAGATCTACGAGCCGGTCGTGCGCGCCACGGTGCTCGCCCCGACCGAGTACGTCGGCACGATCATGGAGCTCTGCCAGAACCGGCGCGGGACCCTGCTCGGGATGGACTACCTGTCCGAGGACCGCGTCGAGCTGCGCTACACGCTCCCGCTGGCCGAGATCGTCTTCGACTTCTTCGACCAGCTGAAGTCGCGCACCCGCGGGTACGCCTCCCTGGACTACGAGCCCACGGGTGAGCAGGTCTCGGACCTGGTGAAGGTCGACATCCTGCTGCAGGGCGAGACCGTCGACGCGTTCAGCGCGATCGTGCACAAGGACAAGGCGTACGCCTACGGCGTCGACATGACGAAGAAGCTGCGCGAGCTGATCCCGCGCCAGCAGTTCGAGGTGCCGATCCAGGCCGCCGTGGGGGCGCGGATCATCGCCCGCGAGAACATCCGCGCCATCCGCAAGGACGTCCTCGCCAAGTGCTACGGCGGTGACATCACCCGCAAGCGCAAGCTGCTGGAGAAGCAGAAGGAGGGCAAGAAGCGGATGAAGATGGTGGGACGCGTCGAGGTCCCCCAGGAGGCCTTCATCGCCGCGCTCTCCACGAACGACGCGGGGGCCGGCACCGGCAAGAAGTAA
- a CDS encoding SRPBCC domain-containing protein, with translation MRTHVFSVYVAAATSRVWTALTSPQVTPHYYYGLRTESDWSVGHPVAFRAPDGLLVAAGEVLRVERGRVLMYSLADPGHDDGPVDPDTSDRRPATWVCFELHPREDGLTRLRLVVDELECGSEEEADETELVWSRLLGGLKALLEAGAVGLPRQRGAVLPENG, from the coding sequence ATGCGCACACACGTCTTCAGCGTCTACGTGGCCGCGGCCACCAGCCGGGTGTGGACCGCGCTGACCAGCCCGCAGGTCACGCCGCACTACTACTACGGGCTGCGCACGGAGTCCGACTGGAGCGTCGGGCACCCGGTCGCCTTCCGGGCGCCCGACGGCCTGCTCGTCGCGGCCGGCGAGGTGCTCCGGGTGGAGCGCGGCCGGGTGCTCATGTACTCCCTGGCCGACCCCGGCCACGACGACGGCCCGGTCGACCCGGACACGTCGGACCGCCGGCCGGCGACCTGGGTCTGCTTCGAGCTGCACCCGCGCGAGGACGGGCTCACCCGGCTGCGGCTGGTCGTCGACGAGCTCGAGTGCGGCTCGGAGGAGGAGGCGGACGAGACCGAGCTCGTGTGGTCCCGGCTGCTCGGCGGCCTCAAGGCCCTGCTCGAGGCCGGGGCCGTGGGCCTGCCGCGCCAGCGCGGCGCGGTCCTGCCCGAGAACGGGTGA
- the hemW gene encoding radical SAM family heme chaperone HemW, with translation MPSTLPDGQPAPSDGALPGPSAARLGEQPFGAYLHVPYCTTRCGYCDFNTYTAEELGPGVTRATWVDSIRQETRLAARVLGGRAPALSTVFFGGGTPTLLPPADLGAALAAVRDELGLAPGAEVTTEANPDSVDLAYLTELRAAGFTRVSFGMQSATPHVLATLDRRHTPGRAQQAVALAREAGFDQVSLDLIYGTPGETLADWRGTLEAALAAGPDHVSAYALIVEEGTRLAARVRRGEIAVPDDDLMADEYALADELLTGAGLGWYELSNWARPGAECRHNVLYWRSADWWGFGPGAHSHVGGTRWWNEKHPAAWASALAAGRSPARAREVLADEDRRVERLLLGTRLRAGHPLADLRPEGAAAAKRMVGEGLLDTGAYDAGQVALTLRGRLLADAVVRDLVD, from the coding sequence GTGCCCTCCACCCTCCCCGACGGCCAGCCCGCGCCCTCCGACGGCGCCCTTCCCGGGCCGTCCGCGGCCCGGCTGGGGGAGCAGCCGTTCGGCGCCTACCTGCACGTGCCGTACTGCACGACGCGCTGCGGCTACTGCGACTTCAACACCTACACCGCCGAGGAGCTGGGGCCCGGGGTCACGCGGGCCACCTGGGTGGACAGCATCCGGCAGGAGACACGCCTCGCGGCCCGGGTGCTCGGCGGCCGCGCGCCGGCGCTCTCCACGGTCTTCTTCGGCGGCGGCACCCCGACCTTGCTGCCGCCGGCCGACCTGGGCGCCGCGCTGGCGGCCGTGCGCGACGAGCTGGGCCTGGCACCGGGAGCCGAGGTGACGACCGAGGCGAACCCCGACTCCGTCGACCTGGCTTACCTCACCGAGCTACGCGCCGCCGGCTTCACCCGCGTCTCGTTCGGCATGCAGTCCGCGACGCCTCACGTGCTGGCCACGCTGGACCGGCGCCACACCCCGGGCCGCGCGCAGCAGGCCGTCGCCCTGGCCCGGGAGGCCGGGTTCGATCAGGTCAGCCTCGACCTGATCTACGGGACCCCGGGCGAGACGCTGGCGGATTGGCGCGGCACGCTCGAGGCGGCGCTCGCGGCCGGCCCGGACCACGTGTCGGCGTACGCGCTGATCGTCGAGGAGGGCACCCGGCTGGCGGCCCGGGTACGCCGCGGCGAGATCGCGGTCCCGGACGACGACCTCATGGCCGACGAGTACGCGCTGGCCGACGAGCTGCTCACCGGGGCGGGCCTGGGCTGGTACGAGCTGTCGAACTGGGCCCGGCCGGGGGCCGAGTGCCGGCACAACGTCCTCTACTGGCGCAGCGCGGACTGGTGGGGCTTCGGCCCGGGCGCGCACAGCCACGTCGGCGGCACCCGGTGGTGGAACGAGAAGCACCCGGCGGCCTGGGCGTCCGCGCTCGCCGCCGGGCGCAGCCCGGCCCGGGCACGCGAGGTGCTGGCCGACGAGGACCGGCGGGTCGAGCGCCTCCTGCTCGGCACCCGGCTGCGCGCCGGCCACCCGCTCGCCGACCTGCGGCCCGAGGGGGCCGCGGCCGCCAAGCGCATGGTGGGGGAGGGGCTGCTCGACACGGGCGCGTACGACGCGGGGCAGGTGGCCCTGACCCTGCGCGGCCGGCTCCTGGCCGACGCCGTGGTGCGGGACCTCGTCGACTGA
- a CDS encoding DUF3097 domain-containing protein: MLPYGPSALPSAPRKVPPPEVPADLDLVVEDAVTGFCGAVVAVEKQPEGTVIVLEDRHGKRRSFPAGPGFLLEGKPVRLVRPVKAVPTRATRTASGSVAVHGQRARVARGSRIWVEGKHDAELVEKVWGDDLRIEGVVVEMLDGVDELPAQLAEFGPTASSRVGVLVDHLVSGSKESRIAAQARSPHVLVLGHPYVDVWQAVRPAVLGIAAWPDVPRGVPWKEGVCAALGWPVDPPAAWRRILGSVRTYADLEPSLLGRVEELIDFVTAS; this comes from the coding sequence GTGCTCCCGTACGGCCCGTCCGCCCTGCCCTCGGCCCCGCGCAAGGTGCCACCCCCCGAGGTTCCGGCCGACCTCGACCTCGTGGTCGAGGACGCCGTGACCGGCTTCTGCGGAGCGGTGGTCGCGGTGGAGAAGCAGCCGGAGGGCACCGTGATCGTGCTCGAGGACCGGCACGGCAAGCGCCGTTCCTTCCCGGCCGGGCCGGGCTTCCTCCTCGAGGGCAAGCCCGTACGCCTCGTCCGCCCCGTGAAGGCCGTCCCCACGCGGGCCACCCGCACCGCCTCCGGCTCGGTCGCCGTCCACGGCCAGCGCGCCCGCGTCGCGCGCGGCAGCCGGATCTGGGTGGAGGGCAAGCACGACGCCGAGCTGGTGGAGAAGGTCTGGGGCGACGACCTGCGCATCGAGGGCGTCGTCGTCGAGATGCTCGACGGGGTCGACGAGCTGCCCGCCCAGCTGGCCGAGTTCGGCCCCACCGCGAGCAGCCGGGTCGGCGTGCTCGTGGACCACCTGGTGAGCGGGAGCAAGGAGAGCCGGATCGCCGCTCAGGCCCGCTCGCCGCACGTGCTCGTCCTGGGCCATCCGTACGTCGACGTCTGGCAGGCCGTCCGGCCCGCCGTCCTCGGGATCGCCGCCTGGCCGGACGTCCCTCGCGGCGTGCCGTGGAAGGAGGGGGTCTGCGCGGCGCTCGGCTGGCCGGTCGACCCGCCGGCGGCCTGGCGTCGGATCCTCGGCTCGGTCAGGACCTACGCCGACCTCGAGCCCTCGCTGCTCGGGCGCGTCGAGGAGCTGATCGACTTCGTCACCGCGAGCTGA
- the rpsT gene encoding 30S ribosomal protein S20 produces the protein MANIKSQIKRNRQNEAARLRNKAVKSSLKTAIRKFREAADAGNSAEAITLAQVATRQLDKAASKGVIHKNQAANRKSAIASRAATLSS, from the coding sequence GTGGCGAACATCAAGTCCCAGATCAAGCGCAACCGGCAGAACGAGGCGGCGCGCCTTCGCAACAAGGCTGTCAAGTCTTCGCTGAAGACTGCGATCCGCAAGTTCCGCGAGGCCGCTGACGCGGGCAACAGCGCCGAGGCGATCACGCTCGCCCAGGTGGCGACGCGCCAGCTGGACAAGGCAGCCAGCAAGGGCGTCATCCACAAGAACCAGGCGGCCAACCGCAAGTCGGCGATCGCGTCGCGCGCCGCGACGCTCAGCAGCTGA
- a CDS encoding DUF4870 domain-containing protein, with translation MTDSPEGQPQPGIDYSKRPAAGQAGGQATPGPAYEQPAYGQAAYGQPAYGQPAYGQQGYGQPGQQGYGQQAYGQPAAGAPAGYGGPGGYPNGLLGQGQLAPNDEKVWGLIAHLSGFIGVVIGFSFIGPLVVLLVQGNKSPFVRRHAVEALNLHIALTILAVVGVVLAVVTLGLGLILVIPLFIAMGIYALVVMILGAIKANNGEDYRYPLNWRLVK, from the coding sequence ATGACCGACAGCCCCGAGGGCCAGCCCCAGCCCGGGATCGACTACAGCAAGCGGCCCGCCGCGGGCCAGGCGGGCGGGCAGGCGACCCCCGGGCCGGCGTACGAGCAGCCGGCGTACGGCCAGGCGGCCTACGGGCAGCCGGCGTACGGCCAGCCGGCCTACGGGCAGCAGGGCTACGGCCAGCCCGGCCAGCAGGGCTACGGCCAGCAGGCGTACGGCCAGCCCGCAGCCGGAGCCCCCGCGGGCTACGGCGGCCCGGGCGGCTACCCGAACGGGCTGCTCGGCCAGGGCCAGCTCGCACCCAACGACGAGAAGGTGTGGGGGCTCATCGCCCACCTGTCCGGCTTCATCGGCGTCGTCATCGGCTTCAGCTTCATCGGCCCGCTGGTCGTGCTGCTCGTCCAGGGCAACAAGTCCCCGTTCGTGCGGCGGCACGCCGTCGAGGCGCTGAACCTGCACATCGCGCTGACGATCCTGGCCGTGGTCGGGGTCGTCCTCGCGGTCGTGACGCTCGGGCTGGGGCTGATCCTGGTGATCCCGCTGTTCATCGCGATGGGCATCTACGCCCTCGTCGTGATGATCCTGGGGGCGATCAAGGCCAACAACGGCGAGGACTACCGCTACCCGCTCAACTGGCGGCTGGTGAAGTAG
- the holA gene encoding DNA polymerase III subunit delta has product MARQPTGSSITLVQGPEELLAERAVADAVKRARESGAAPDVVEVSAVGLGPGELAEAASPSLFADRLVVIVRDVADAGEAAAKELLAYLAAPSEDVALVLVHKGGVRGKKVVDAAKKAGAQVVECAEVKRRGDKIAFLRKEFRSHRKRVGEEAVETLLEAVGGDLRSLAAAAAQLASDIEGEIDADAVRRYHAGRAEVTGFAVADAAVEGRSADALVALRWALQTGTDPVLVTSALAGALRTIGKVAAAGRNARAGDLGLPPWKLDVARRQARGWSADALAAAIRVAARTDEMVKGGGADPAYALERAVVEIAAARAAA; this is encoded by the coding sequence GTGGCACGCCAGCCGACCGGCTCCTCCATCACGCTCGTGCAGGGCCCGGAGGAGCTCCTGGCTGAGCGGGCGGTGGCGGACGCCGTCAAGCGCGCCCGCGAGTCCGGAGCCGCTCCCGACGTCGTGGAGGTCTCGGCGGTCGGCCTCGGCCCGGGGGAGCTGGCCGAGGCAGCGAGCCCGTCGCTGTTCGCCGACCGCCTCGTCGTGATCGTGCGGGACGTCGCGGACGCCGGGGAGGCGGCGGCCAAGGAGCTGCTGGCCTACCTGGCCGCGCCGTCCGAGGACGTGGCCCTGGTCCTCGTGCACAAGGGCGGCGTCCGCGGCAAGAAGGTCGTCGACGCCGCCAAGAAGGCCGGGGCACAGGTCGTCGAGTGTGCGGAGGTCAAGCGGCGCGGGGACAAGATCGCCTTCCTGCGCAAGGAGTTCCGCAGCCACCGCAAGCGGGTCGGCGAGGAGGCCGTCGAGACGCTGCTGGAGGCCGTGGGGGGAGACCTCCGGTCCCTGGCCGCGGCCGCCGCCCAGCTCGCCTCCGACATCGAGGGCGAGATCGACGCGGACGCGGTACGCCGCTACCACGCGGGACGGGCGGAGGTGACCGGCTTCGCCGTGGCCGACGCGGCCGTGGAGGGGCGGTCCGCCGATGCCCTCGTGGCCCTGCGCTGGGCCCTGCAGACCGGGACCGACCCGGTGCTGGTGACGAGTGCCCTGGCCGGGGCGCTGCGCACGATCGGCAAGGTCGCGGCCGCCGGGCGCAACGCCCGCGCGGGCGACCTCGGGCTGCCGCCGTGGAAGCTCGACGTCGCACGCCGCCAGGCCCGTGGCTGGTCCGCCGACGCGCTCGCTGCGGCGATCCGGGTGGCCGCCAGGACCGACGAGATGGTGAAGGGCGGCGGGGCCGACCCCGCGTACGCGCTCGAGCGGGCCGTCGTGGAGATCGCGGCCGCACGCGCCGCGGCCTGA
- a CDS encoding FAD/NAD(P)-binding protein, whose protein sequence is MSVVTAEPVAVAVVGAGAAGTLGALHLARSRDGSAPELEILLVDPGPRTGRGVAYSTDDPTHLLNVPAGRMSALPDDPEHFLRWLRAERDPTAGPGTFARRGWYGEYLEAMLALELRGRTGVRLRRVHRRAVALRDDPLGGLRLRLAGTGAGEDGQDDRVASGRGPAGAGPVDERVDAVVLALGSPRNPAAWVPPSLRGSDRLVADPWMPGALDRVRCARDVLLVGTGLTMVDVALTLAGPGRTVHAVSRSGRLPEAHSERPVPALPAPELPSAQLRLHDVRRLVLRQLRAGLDATGDWRPGLDSLRPVTRELWQRLPERDRTEFLLRSDRRWWETHRHRMSPASATLLRRALAAGEVTVGAGCVVDARHVEGRLAVDLADGQRLAVDAVVDCTGRGTAVPLGEEGLLSDLLVHGRARPGPVGIGLDVDADGRLRAWNGRPDPRVLVIGAARQGAEWESTAVPEIRAQAVAAARCLGPVLGRQQGAMAAMGATA, encoded by the coding sequence ATGTCGGTCGTGACGGCCGAGCCTGTCGCCGTGGCCGTCGTGGGGGCGGGGGCCGCCGGCACGCTGGGCGCGCTGCACCTGGCCCGCAGCCGCGACGGCTCGGCGCCCGAGCTGGAGATCCTGCTCGTCGACCCGGGGCCGAGGACCGGGCGAGGGGTGGCGTACTCCACCGATGACCCCACGCACCTGCTCAACGTGCCGGCCGGCCGCATGAGCGCGCTGCCGGACGACCCCGAGCACTTCCTGCGCTGGTTGCGGGCGGAGCGTGACCCCACCGCCGGCCCCGGCACCTTCGCACGCCGAGGCTGGTACGGCGAGTACCTCGAGGCCATGCTCGCCCTCGAGCTGCGCGGCCGAACCGGCGTACGGCTGCGGCGGGTGCACCGGCGTGCCGTGGCCCTGCGGGACGACCCGCTGGGCGGACTGCGGCTCCGGCTCGCCGGCACCGGAGCCGGCGAGGACGGCCAGGACGACCGCGTAGCGAGCGGGCGTGGGCCGGCCGGAGCGGGGCCCGTCGACGAACGCGTCGACGCCGTCGTCCTCGCGCTCGGCAGCCCGCGCAACCCCGCCGCCTGGGTGCCCCCGTCGCTGCGGGGCTCGGACCGGCTCGTGGCCGACCCCTGGATGCCGGGCGCGCTGGACCGGGTGCGGTGCGCGCGGGACGTGCTGCTCGTGGGGACCGGCCTGACCATGGTGGACGTCGCCCTCACACTGGCCGGACCGGGCCGCACGGTCCACGCCGTGTCCCGCTCGGGGCGCCTGCCCGAGGCGCACTCCGAGCGTCCGGTGCCCGCGCTTCCCGCGCCGGAGCTCCCGTCGGCTCAGCTGCGCCTGCACGACGTGCGCCGCCTCGTCCTGCGCCAGCTGCGGGCGGGGCTGGACGCGACCGGCGACTGGCGGCCGGGGCTCGACTCGCTGCGCCCGGTGACGCGGGAGCTCTGGCAGCGGCTGCCGGAACGGGACCGCACCGAGTTCCTGCTGCGGAGTGACCGCCGTTGGTGGGAGACGCACCGTCATCGCATGTCACCAGCCAGCGCAACGCTGCTCCGAAGGGCGCTCGCAGCGGGCGAGGTGACCGTGGGCGCGGGCTGCGTCGTGGACGCCCGCCACGTCGAGGGACGGCTGGCCGTCGACCTGGCGGACGGGCAGCGCCTCGCGGTGGACGCGGTCGTCGACTGCACCGGCCGGGGCACGGCCGTCCCGCTCGGCGAGGAGGGGCTGCTGAGCGATCTGCTCGTCCACGGGCGGGCCCGGCCGGGGCCGGTGGGCATCGGGCTCGACGTCGACGCCGACGGGCGGCTTCGGGCGTGGAACGGCCGCCCCGACCCCCGCGTCCTCGTGATCGGCGCGGCCCGGCAGGGGGCCGAGTGGGAGAGCACGGCCGTCCCGGAGATCCGGGCGCAGGCGGTCGCGGCGGCCCGATGTCTGGGCCCCGTGCTCGGACGGCAGCAGGGGGCGATGGCGGCGATGGGAGCGACAGCGTGA
- a CDS encoding helix-turn-helix transcriptional regulator, with protein sequence MSDPTARILRLLSLLQTYRHWGGNELAERLDVSPRTLRRDVERLRELGYPVDTARGAQGGYRLAAGAKLPPLLLDDEEAVAIAVGLRTAAGGVAGIEEASLRALAKLQQVLPPRLRHRVNAVQDATVPTVFARSGPSVDADVLVAIAQACRGSEQLRFAYTGHDGTETSRLVEPYRLVSRGRRWYLVAWCLQRAAWRTFRVDRVTRPLANGVRFAPRELPAEDAAAYVAQNLRSVPNRPRALVRIAAPLEQARAAVWPGMGELEADGPERSRLHAIGDSVEWLAVGISMIAATSGLRLAVEGPPELAAALVRLGERAGELAATSGG encoded by the coding sequence ATGTCCGACCCCACCGCCCGCATCCTGCGCCTGTTGTCGCTGCTGCAGACGTACCGCCACTGGGGCGGCAACGAGCTGGCCGAGCGGCTGGACGTGAGCCCGCGCACCTTGCGGCGCGACGTCGAGCGGCTGCGCGAGCTCGGCTACCCGGTGGACACCGCCCGCGGCGCGCAGGGCGGCTACCGGCTCGCGGCCGGGGCCAAGCTCCCGCCACTGCTGCTCGACGACGAGGAGGCCGTGGCCATCGCGGTCGGGCTGCGCACCGCAGCGGGCGGCGTGGCCGGGATCGAGGAGGCCTCGCTACGGGCGCTGGCCAAGCTGCAGCAGGTGCTGCCGCCACGGCTGCGCCACCGGGTCAACGCGGTGCAGGACGCGACGGTCCCGACGGTGTTCGCCAGGAGCGGGCCGTCGGTGGACGCCGACGTGCTGGTCGCGATCGCGCAGGCCTGCCGGGGCTCGGAGCAGCTGCGGTTCGCCTACACCGGCCACGACGGCACGGAGACCTCGCGCCTCGTCGAGCCGTACCGCCTGGTCTCGCGCGGGCGCCGGTGGTACCTCGTCGCCTGGTGCCTGCAGCGCGCCGCCTGGCGCACCTTCCGTGTCGACCGGGTGACGCGCCCGCTTGCCAACGGGGTCCGCTTCGCCCCCCGTGAGCTGCCCGCCGAGGACGCGGCGGCGTACGTCGCGCAGAACCTGCGCTCGGTGCCCAACCGGCCGCGGGCGCTCGTCCGCATCGCTGCCCCGTTGGAGCAGGCGCGCGCCGCGGTGTGGCCGGGCATGGGCGAGCTCGAGGCCGACGGCCCCGAGCGCAGCAGGCTGCACGCGATCGGGGACTCGGTGGAGTGGCTCGCCGTCGGCATCAGCATGATCGCCGCGACGTCCGGCCTGCGGCTGGCGGTGGAGGGGCCGCCGGAGCTGGCCGCCGCTCTCGTGCGCCTCGGTGAGCGGGCCGGCGAGCTGGCCGCCACGAGCGGGGGCTGA
- a CDS encoding RrF2 family transcriptional regulator, with translation MDISAKADYAVRALLALADSGEDPVPVEALARNQSLPRKFLEAILRDLRRAGIVRSHRGSEGGYVLSRPAEEIMLGAVLRAVDGPLAEVRGLRPDQTEYEGVATHLPEVWVAVRASLRHVLDETSLRHVLTGDLPGHVRELVDEPGAWAPR, from the coding sequence GTGGACATCTCGGCCAAGGCCGACTACGCCGTCCGGGCCCTGCTCGCGCTCGCCGATTCCGGCGAGGACCCGGTGCCCGTGGAGGCGCTGGCCCGCAACCAGAGCCTGCCGCGCAAGTTCCTCGAGGCGATCCTGCGCGACCTGCGCCGGGCCGGCATCGTGCGCAGCCACCGCGGCTCCGAGGGCGGCTACGTCCTGTCGCGCCCGGCCGAGGAGATCATGCTCGGCGCCGTGCTGCGCGCGGTCGACGGCCCGCTGGCCGAGGTCCGTGGGCTGCGGCCGGACCAGACCGAGTACGAGGGCGTCGCCACCCACCTGCCCGAGGTGTGGGTCGCCGTGCGCGCGAGCCTGCGCCACGTGCTCGACGAGACCTCGCTGCGCCACGTGCTCACCGGAGACCTGCCGGGCCACGTGCGCGAGCTGGTGGACGAGCCGGGGGCCTGGGCTCCGCGCTGA